CTATTTAACATTGACAACGAGATCAAATCCATTGCATATGACGGCGATGACGCAGAGAACAAATCAAGAAGCCCGGTCAATTCGATAGTCCTGAATGAAGACATTCAGCGCATGATGCAGGAAATAAAATCTACACTTAATCCGACCGATTTTTCAGGTGAATTATTTTTAAAATTAGAATCCGCCTATCAAAACGGGAAAAGCATCTCCGAGGCGTTTGGCCTCTGGATGGCTGCATTGCTTGGTAAATACGGACTTGTTCTGATGGATCCATCCGACGCTGTATTCAAAAAAATGGCGATTCCCGTATTTAAAAAAGAATTAGAAAATTCCGCTGCCATACACAACCTGCTTATGGCACAAAATGCATCTCTCAAGTCAAGCGGTTATGATGTGCAGGTTGAAAACGAGCCGACGAATTTGTTTTTGCGAGACGAAGTAAATTCTAAGCATCCGCTTAACAAAAACGGACTTAACAAATTTAAGATTCGCTCCGAAGACGCCGTGTCTCATCGGGACAGTCTGATGACATTGATAGAAACCGAACCGGGGCGTTTCATTCCTAATGTAATTCTGCGCCCGATCGTTCAAGATCACCTGTTACCCACCTTCGCGTATGTCGGCGGGCCATCGGAGATTGCTTATTTTGCACAGTTTAAAACCATTTACGAATTTTTCGAAATTCCGCAACCGATGATCATTCCGCGTCCTTTTATAACGATCCTCGAAAAGAAAATCAAGAAAGTGACAGACAAATACGGCATAAGCGTAACGGATATCTTTAATAAGAAAAGCCGTATTGTAGATGAAGCGGCGACAGGAGACTCGCAATCATCTGCTTCAGGTCAACTTGACTCATTGCTGACCCAGATTCACAGCCAATTTTCCACGCTTGAAAAAAGCCTCGTGTCCGTTGATGCCAGCCTGAAAGGCGCTTCCGAAACGGCGCTGGATAAAATTGAAAAAGCTATAAAAGTTCTAAAGGAAAAAACGGGCGATGCTGAAAAAAGAAAAAATGAACTCACGCACAGCCAACTGACCAAGGCCATACGTCATATTTTGCCCCAGGATCAATTTCAGGAAAGAGAGATCAATGCCTTGTACTACGTTAACAAATACGGCTTCGATTTTCTCAACACCCTACATGAAAACATGGACGTTTCTGCCATCGGTCATCAGATCGTGGAATTATGATTTCCTGCTAAAACCTTTGCATTTTTTTTTGATTTTGCCTACTTTGATTGATAGTTCCTATCTGATATAACTCTTTGAATTACCGAGATTATCATCTCTTTTACATATCACTCACTTTTTAGCAAGCTATTTACCTATCTATTAATTTCATTAACAGGAGTTATGTGATGAATGCATCAACGCAAGCCGCCGTCACTTCATTGGCGCAATTGTTTTACAGGAGCGAGGCCAATTTCGGAAGCAAAGCAATGTACATGAGTAAACGTAATGACGCCTACCGCACTCTGACTTATAACGAAGCCGGGGTCATCATCCGTAACCTTGCTCTGGGCCTTGCGTCACTTGGAGTCAAGAAAGATGATAAAGTTTCTATCTTATGCCCGACACAGGAAGAATGGGCAATTGCAGACTTCGCCATTCTCTCCCTCGGCGCAGTCACCGTTCCGATCTATCCAAACCTGCCCGCAAAACAAGTTGAGTACATTATACAGAACTCCGATGCAAAAGCGGTTTTCGTTTCGGATCAGGAACAATTAGCTAAAATTATCGAGATAAAAAATAATTGTCCTTCGCTGACGCATGCCGTACTGGTGACTGCAGACGACAAGAAAAAAGATTATGTGATGCATTTCAGTGAATTGCAGGAAGCTGGAAAAAAATTCGGCGCCTCCCACCCGAATTATATCGAAGAGTGTCTCAAAAAAATATCTGCGAAAGATCTGGCGACGATTATTTACACATCCGGAACTACCGGCACACCCAAAGGCGTTATGCTGTCGCATAATAATCTTCTGACCAATTCTCAGACGGCGGTGACGGTTGCGAAGATCGGGCCGGACGATATTTTCCTGTCTTTTTTGCCTTTGGCGCATGTGTTTGAGCGTATGGCAGGACATTTTATGCCGATCTCCCAAGGCTGCGCTATCGCCTATGCCGAGAGTATTGAAAAAGTACCGCAAAATATGGGCGAAGTTCGACCAACCATTATGACGGCCGTTCCCCGATTATATGAGAAAATCTATAACCGGGTGCAGGAGGGGCTTTTAACGGCTCCGGCATTGCGGAAGAAAATTTTCGGCTGGGCGATCAAGGTCGGCAAAGAAGCGCGCGATACCGGCAAAAAAGGGTTTAGCTATAAACTGGCGCACAAACTCGTCTATTCTAAGCTTCATGCGCGATTTGGCGGACGTTTGCGGATTTTCGTTTCCGGCGGAGCGCCGTTATCCAAAGAGGTCGGAGAGTTCTTTGCTCACATGGGCATGATGATCCTTGAAGGATACGGACTGACGGAAACCTCTCCTATCATTACGGTCAATCGACCGGAATTATTTAAGCTCGGTACCGTCGGATGCATAATTGACGGAGTGGAGGCGCGTATCGCTCCGGACGGAGAAATTCTGACACGCGGCCCTCACGTCATGATGGGTTATTATAAAAATGAAGAAGCAACACGCGAAATGATCGACAAGGACGGATGGCTGCATACCGGAGATATCGGCTATTTCGATCATGATAATTATCTCGTCATTACCGACCGGAAGAAGAATCTGATCGTAACATCCGGCGGAAAGAATATTGCGCCGCAGCCGATCGAGACGCTTCTCGTTACGATTCCCTACATTGAACAGGTTATGGTCATCGGCGATAACCGCAATTTCATCAGCGCGCTGGTAGTACCTAATCTCGATCAACTGCGGAAGTACGCCAACGACCACCAGATTGCTTTTAACAGCGATGAGCAGTTGATCAGCAACAAAGATGTTTATAACATGGTTGACAAGCTAATCCAGGAAGCCCAGGATCATGCAGGTATTGCGCGGTATGAGAAGGTTCGTAAATTTGCGTTCCTGCCGAAAGCTTTCACTATCGAGAGCGGCGAACTCACGCCGACATTAAAGATCAAACGTAACGTGATCACACAGAACTTTGTGAGCATTATTGAATCGCTTTACAATAAAGAAACCGAAAAATTAAACGAAGGTGACAGCACCAACTAACCATTGAAAGAACATGATCGATACTAAACATATCCTAACGGTCGGAGTTGACGACGATACCAAGGCCATTTACGACGAGTATATTGACAACCTGAATCAAAAAATCAGTATTTCTCCGGCCAATGCCAAAACGGCGTTCAAAGGATTGATGAATATTCTCATTTCTCTCGAGGAAAATAAGAATATCCGTAAAGGCTACGATTCGCTTCCGTCCTTCTTCATCACGCACCGTATGTTGTACATGAAATTATTCGACTTCCTGACCGAGAATAAATTCTCGCCGGAGGACATTGATAATTTTCTGTTTAATGACCAGCCCTTGGCTCTGCCGTCAAATGAAGAATTCCTGACTTTTTGTAATGACGCTATATCGCGCGTATTTGAGACGTTGCAGCCTTTTCTCGATGCAGACGATGACGCCGACCGGTTTAACCGGGTCATCGCCTTATATACCCAATTCCTGAAAACTCAAAACGACGTTGGCGCAATGGTGACGCTGATCCATCAATTCTCAGGCTTCGCCGACAAAATCTACATGGCCGGTTACAAAAAAACCAACGACGGCTGGGGCGGAAAACTCGATCTGGATAACGAGGTTTATCCTGTTTTTTTTGAACAGATCATTCGTGAAGAAGTCGAGCCGTATAAATATTCTGAATACGTCGTTCATTTTCTATATGACCGGTTAAAAGAAGTCGGCGAGGCGGAAACTGTTTTGCCCGATCTGTATGAGTTTTCCAAATCCCTTGCAAGTGGCGCCCAGTTGCGCGATGAGATCAAAGCCGCTGACGAAATGCTCGCCACTGAAATTTCAAAAACGATACAGCTTGTTCAGGAACAGAAAGGCGAAGCGCTCAGCGCGTTTGCCCAGAGCGCAATCGTTAAGGAGCTGACCGCCTATGAAAAACTGGAAGGCATCATCTATTTCTATTTTGACGACCGACGTTTGCATAAAGCCATGAAAGATACCAACACGGCTGATTTGTACGAATCGGCGCTCCGTATCATGAAAGATTACAGCCCGAAGATCAAACATTTCGTCATGTACGCGCTGGGGAAACTTTTGCTTGCTCCGAAATCCAAGGTCAAGATGGACGAATCGTCGCTTAAGATGTTCTGCAAGGAAACAAAGATGTGTCTGGAAACTATCAACAGCGATGCGGTGATGAATAATCTGCCTGCACAGTACCGTCAGCGCGTTCCGGATCTGGAAGTGCGGTTTCTCATGAACCGCATGATGACGAGCACCGTAACGTTGGAAAGATTTGAAGAACTGCAGGATCAGTTTCGCCAGTACCTGACCAATCAGCAGGATTTCCCGTTGATTCACGAAATGTATATCGAACGCGCAGCCGAAAAACGCCACGCCTCGGCGCTCATGTCATTTTATATTCTCGCCTGGCTCGCGCATGACATTGGCGATGTATTCCCTGATCCGCTGATCAAAGTTCTGGCGGGACGCCTTTCCCTGACGTACAGTTTTACGCGTCGGATTAATTTGTTTTTTGAGATAAAGAAACTGCGGTACGAATTTGACGGTACGCACGGCGACAGAGAAACGTTGTATTATAACGGATTTGATAAACAACATGTTGAAATACCTGAAAAAGAAAAACATACGCCGCTTAAAGACCGGCCTTTCGACGAACAGTGGATCATGCTCTACCATTTTATCAACAACAAAGAACTTCAGCAGGCGTTGCGCCTTATCGACGAACAAGTTCTCTTCGATTACATCTATTCCAATCCAAAGCACACGGCTGAAGAGCTTGAAGAAGCGCGAATGGAATTACGCGGAAAGGTATATAAAATACTCGATGATAAATTTCTCGATCTGATCAGTAATGAAGAAGAGCACGATAAACGCGTTGCGGAGTCGCGCGGAGAATTTCCCGCAGCCTATTACGGGAAATACGAAAAAGTTCGCAGTCTGCTCATAGCGCAGTTTCTAGCCTCCACGTGGGACGTAGAAGTATACGAACTCAAACGCAAAGGCAAGAAACCGCTGATCCGCATGACCCAGACGGAACTGCTGCGCAGTA
This genomic stretch from bacterium harbors:
- the bshC gene encoding bacillithiol biosynthesis cysteine-adding enzyme BshC produces the protein MTISFKDMPKMTSKLFLDYLYYFSKVQNFYSGDFRNTDSIQSKLSEISSKNHVNRLLLTETLVKQNKLFGNSEKSLQNIELLKQANTVAIVTGQQMGVFGGPLYTIYKAMGTVKLCESFQQQFPDYNFIPVFWMELEDHDFEEIRSIQLFNIDNEIKSIAYDGDDAENKSRSPVNSIVLNEDIQRMMQEIKSTLNPTDFSGELFLKLESAYQNGKSISEAFGLWMAALLGKYGLVLMDPSDAVFKKMAIPVFKKELENSAAIHNLLMAQNASLKSSGYDVQVENEPTNLFLRDEVNSKHPLNKNGLNKFKIRSEDAVSHRDSLMTLIETEPGRFIPNVILRPIVQDHLLPTFAYVGGPSEIAYFAQFKTIYEFFEIPQPMIIPRPFITILEKKIKKVTDKYGISVTDIFNKKSRIVDEAATGDSQSSASGQLDSLLTQIHSQFSTLEKSLVSVDASLKGASETALDKIEKAIKVLKEKTGDAEKRKNELTHSQLTKAIRHILPQDQFQEREINALYYVNKYGFDFLNTLHENMDVSAIGHQIVEL
- a CDS encoding long-chain fatty acid--CoA ligase, coding for MNASTQAAVTSLAQLFYRSEANFGSKAMYMSKRNDAYRTLTYNEAGVIIRNLALGLASLGVKKDDKVSILCPTQEEWAIADFAILSLGAVTVPIYPNLPAKQVEYIIQNSDAKAVFVSDQEQLAKIIEIKNNCPSLTHAVLVTADDKKKDYVMHFSELQEAGKKFGASHPNYIEECLKKISAKDLATIIYTSGTTGTPKGVMLSHNNLLTNSQTAVTVAKIGPDDIFLSFLPLAHVFERMAGHFMPISQGCAIAYAESIEKVPQNMGEVRPTIMTAVPRLYEKIYNRVQEGLLTAPALRKKIFGWAIKVGKEARDTGKKGFSYKLAHKLVYSKLHARFGGRLRIFVSGGAPLSKEVGEFFAHMGMMILEGYGLTETSPIITVNRPELFKLGTVGCIIDGVEARIAPDGEILTRGPHVMMGYYKNEEATREMIDKDGWLHTGDIGYFDHDNYLVITDRKKNLIVTSGGKNIAPQPIETLLVTIPYIEQVMVIGDNRNFISALVVPNLDQLRKYANDHQIAFNSDEQLISNKDVYNMVDKLIQEAQDHAGIARYEKVRKFAFLPKAFTIESGELTPTLKIKRNVITQNFVSIIESLYNKETEKLNEGDSTN